CCATGTGACCGGCCATTTTCTTGCCTTTCCACACGCGGCCAGGAGTCTGGCACTGACCGATAGAACCGGGAGCGCGGTGAGACAGAGAGTTACCGTGAGTAGCGTCTTGGGTACGGAAGTTCCAGCGTTTGATACCGCCCTGGAAACCTTTACCTTTGGAAGTGCCGGTTACGTCAATCTTCTGACCAGCTTCAAAGCCAGCAACAGTGATTTCAGAACCGATTTCGAAGGACTCTTCAGAACCGTCAGTACGCAGTTCGAAAAGAGCAGAGCCAGCCTCAGTGTTGGCTTTGGCGAAGTGGCCCGCTTGGGGCTTGGAGACACGGGAAGCTTTACGGGAACCCACAGTTACCTGAACCGCGGAGTAGCCATCAGTTTCCAGAGTTTTCACCTGAGTGACGCGATTCGGAGCTACCTCGATAACAGTTACCGGGATAGACGCGCCGTCTTCAGTGAAGATGCGAGTCATGCCGCTCTTGCGGCCGACAATACCTATAGTCATCTTTTCAACCTCTCAGTGCACGGGGCTTTAACCCACTGCGGCCGCCCAATTTCAGAGCGTTACACTACCCAGACCTTTTTCGCCTGGGATTCGGTAGTTAATTTGAAGTGTTAGCCGAGACTGATCTGAACCTCAACACCGGCCGCCAGATCGAGCTTCATCAGCGCGTCGACGGTTTTCTCGGTAGGCTCGACGATGTCCAGCAAACGCTTGTGAGTACGAATCTCGTACTGGTCACGCGCGTCTTTGTTGACGTGCGGAGAAATCAGTACGGTGTACTTCTCTTTACGAGTCGGCAGCGGAATGGGACCGCGTACTTGAGCGCCAGTGCGCTTGGCCGTCTCTACGATCTCCTGAGTAGATGTGTCAATCAGCTTGTGATCGAACGCCTTCAGGCGAATTCGGATGCGTTGACCCTGCATGGAATCAAACTCCAATCAATAAAACCAAAGAACGTCCTTTTGCACAGCCCCGAGGGCGGGCGAAAAGGAGCGCGAAGTCTACGGGTGATTATTTGATCTGTCAACCGCCAGGGAGAATGAAAAACCGCCAATGGAGTGCGGGCGGTGGCGGCGCGAATCTACACTAAGAGAAAGCGCTCTCAGGGCGCACAAACCGGGAGGGCAACACTATGACCATGGCCACAACTGTCAGTCAATATTTAAATGAACATTCAGTCCACTACCGGGTTATCCCCCATGACCATAGCGCCACAAGCCGTGAAAGCGCACACAAGGCCGGACTGAGGGAAGACACCGTTGCTAAAGCCATTCTGCTTGAGGACGACCAGGGCCTGGTAATGGCGATCATCCCCTCGAGCAGCAGCCTGGACATGCGCGCAGTGCACGATGAAACCGGGCGCAACCAGCTCGAAATGGTAAAAGAAACCGAATTCGGCGAGATCTTCAGCGACTGCGAAGTCGGTGCCCTGCCACCACTGGGACCCGCGTATGGTATCACCACCCTGGTCGACAGCAGCCTGGATCTTTGCGATACGGTTTATCTGGAGTCGGGAGATCACGAATCGCTGGTGGCAATGGACGGTCGCGACTTCAACCAGCTGATGGCGGGATGCATCCATTGCGATCTGAGTAAAGACTGGTTCTGACGCCCCCCCCTAATCGGGCCCGACATAATACAAGCCCCTGCGCACCTCTGCGCAGTGGGCGACGTCCATGCATGAACGCCAAACGCCCCACCCCAAAACGAACCGCCGACACCTCTTTCGTCCAAGTAGTGTGACAACGGGCACCAATCCAGCGCCTGTAGCAGAAACTTCACAACCCCTGCACTTGCAATTCACTACCTGCGACCACCCTGCTCGCGGCGTTACCACCACACCACGATATCCACATAACCAGATAAGGATGCGACTTATGGACAATCAGCAGCAGGGGAACCCAACCCAACAGAAACAAGAAAGCACGCAACTCAGCCGCCGGAGCTT
This is a stretch of genomic DNA from Microbulbifer bruguierae. It encodes these proteins:
- the rplC gene encoding 50S ribosomal protein L3: MTIGIVGRKSGMTRIFTEDGASIPVTVIEVAPNRVTQVKTLETDGYSAVQVTVGSRKASRVSKPQAGHFAKANTEAGSALFELRTDGSEESFEIGSEITVAGFEAGQKIDVTGTSKGKGFQGGIKRWNFRTQDATHGNSLSHRAPGSIGQCQTPGRVWKGKKMAGHMGAERVTTQNLEVVRVDAERNLLLVKGAVPGAPGGNVIVRPAVKA
- the rpsJ gene encoding 30S ribosomal protein S10, with the protein product MQGQRIRIRLKAFDHKLIDTSTQEIVETAKRTGAQVRGPIPLPTRKEKYTVLISPHVNKDARDQYEIRTHKRLLDIVEPTEKTVDALMKLDLAAGVEVQISLG
- a CDS encoding aminoacyl-tRNA deacylase: MTMATTVSQYLNEHSVHYRVIPHDHSATSRESAHKAGLREDTVAKAILLEDDQGLVMAIIPSSSSLDMRAVHDETGRNQLEMVKETEFGEIFSDCEVGALPPLGPAYGITTLVDSSLDLCDTVYLESGDHESLVAMDGRDFNQLMAGCIHCDLSKDWF